ATGGTTTAAGTTGCACCTCGGTTTGCTCTGTGACAGGGGGAGGATGTATTGTTGGTTGGAGATTTCACTGGAAATTGGAAAGAACCGATAAAGGCAACGCACAAGGGCGGTCCACGTTTTGAAACAGAAGTTAGGCTTTCACAGGGAAAGTAAAGTCTAAACTTCTTTGATTTTATACCATTTGTGCTTATTCTCAAGAAACGTTCCATAATCTTCCAGCATGTTGGTTTCGAGGAAACACGACGGTGTTCTAGTTTATAACTTTGGTGATCGTTGATGATGTGGCAGATACTATTACAAGTATATAATCAACGGTGATTGGAGGCATTCAACAACTTCACCAACGGAAAGGGATGATCGAGGAAACACTAACAATATAATAGTGGTTGGAGATGTTGCTAACGTCAGGCCTACTATTCAACAGCCAAGAAAGGTTAGTAATGAACTAGTCGCGTTCTTGATACTAAGAAGCAAAAACTTGTATAGATAATAACTGGTAGACATTTATGTGAAGAAAGCTCTTGAACGATGTTTTTTGTGGTTGGTTCAGGATGCAAATATCATAAAAGTGATAGAAAGAGTGCTGACAGAGAGCGAAAGGTTCAGGTTGGCAAAAGCAGCTCGGTGTATTGCATTCTCGGTCTGTCCAATTAGACTCTGCCCAAAATAGTTTTATCTTTTGCTGTTTATTAATGGGGCATAAACCAAATATTACTTCAACAATGAAGGAAAATACATAGTAAACACATTATAAAATGAGTTATTTGATTATTCAGAGAAAAATTAATTAACAAGAAGTAGAAAAGTATTCTCCAATTATAATCATACTGCGTGCGTGTGTTATCGACTGAAACAAAATAAATATAAAACATTTAGAACGGGCCATGAACTAAAGTTGCATTGGGCCCAGAAAAAAGCCCAAAGGAGAAGGATGCGGCCCGTTTAGATTAGGGTGGATGATTTGTTTATAAATATAAACCTAAGGGGACGTGCTCATCATCCTCCTCTGCTACACTTGTTCACTCCTGAGCGGCACTCGGAATCAGTCAGGTACGCAGAGAAAACTTCCCAGCCGTAGTGAATCCTTATTTGATTCGCCTCCTTGCTCTTTGTGGATTTTATTCTATCGAAAACTAAGATCGAACCCCGTTGGATTCTACGTGTTTCGCTTTGCTTAGTATCTATATTTTGACAGTTACCATGCATTAGTAGAACATGATGATGTTAGATCTGCACTTGTTTGCTTCTTTTGGCACCCACTGATGATTGTTAGTATCTGTTGGCTCATCTTATTCAATTACTATTTGCAGGAAACCCTTTGCTTTGCTTGCTATGGCTCGTCGTGAGGATCTGTAATGACCCACCACTCCCACCATCTCCACTTCTTTCTCCAACCCCACCACTTCCAACTTCTTCTCCACCATCTCCACCTTCTTCCCCACCACCTCCATCTTCTTTAAAATTAAGAAAAAGAGAGAGAGAGAGAGAGAGAGAGAGANNNNNNNNNNNNNNNNNNNNNNNNNNNNNNNNNNNNNNNNNNNNNNNNNNNNNNNNNNNNNNNNNNNNNNNNNNNNNNNNNNNNNNNNNNNNNNNNNNNNNNNNNNNNNNNNNNNNNNNNNNNNNNNNNNNNNNNNNNNNNNNNNNNNNNNNNNNNNNNNNNNNNNNNNNNNNNNNNNNNNNNNNNNNNNNNNNNNNNNNNNNNNNNNNNNNNNNNNNNNNNNNNNNNNNNNNNNNNNNNNNNNNNNNNNNNNNNNNNNNNNNNNNNNNNNNNNNNNNNNNNNNNNNNNNNNNNNNNNNNNNNNNNNNNNNNNNNNNNNNNNNNNNNNNNNNNNNNNNNNNNNNNNNNNNNNNNNNNNNNNNNNNNNNNNNNNNNNNNNNNNNNNNNNNNNNNNNNNNNNNNNNNNNNNNNNNNNNNNNNNNNNNNNNNNNNNNNNNNNNNNNNNNNNNNNNNNNNNNNNNNNNNNNNNNNNNNNNNNNNNNNNNNNNNNNNNNNNNNNNNNNNNNNNNNNNNNNNNNNNNNNNNNNNNNNNNNNNNNNNNNNNNNNNNNNNNNNNNNNNNNNNNNNNNNNNNNNNNNNNNNNNNNNNNNNNNNNNNNNNNNNNNNNNNNNNNNNNNNNNNNNNNNNNNNNNNNNNNNNNNNNNNNNNNNNNNNNNNNNNNNNNNNNNNNNNNNNNNNNNNNNNNNNNNNNNNNNNNNNNNNNNNNNNNNNNNNNNNNNNNNNNNNNNNNNNNNNNNNNNNNNNNNNNNNNNNNNNNNNNNNNNNNNNNNNNNNNNNNNNNNNNNNNNNNNNNNNNNNNNNNNNNNNNNNNNNNNNNNNNNNNNNNNNNNNNNNNNNNNNNNNNNNNNNNNNNNNNNNNNNNNNNNNNNNNNNNNNNNNNNNNNNNNNNNNNNNNNNNNNNNNNNNNNNNNNNNNNNNNNNNNNNNNNNNNNNNNNNNNNNNNNNNNNNNNNNNNNNNNNNNNNNNNNNNNNNNNNNNNNNNNNNNNNNNNNNNNNNNNNNNNNNNNNNNNNNNNNNNNNNNNNNNNNNNNNNNNNNNNNNNNNNNNNNNNNNNNNNNNNNNNNNNNNNNNNNNNNNNNNNNNNNNNNNNNNNNNNNNNNNNNNNNNNNNNNNNNNNNNNNNNNNNNNNNNNNNNNNNNNNNNNNNNNNNNNNNNNNNNNNNNNNNNNNNNNNNNNNNNNNNNNNNNNNNNNNNNNNNNNNNNNNNNNNNNNNNNNNNNNNNNNNNNNNNNNNNNNNNNNNNNNNNNNNNNNNNNNNNNNNNNNNNNNNNNNNNNNNNNNNNNNNNNNNNNNNNNNNNNNNNNNNNNNNNNNNNNNNNNNNNNNNNNNNNNNNNNNNNNNNNNNNNNNNNNNNNNNNNNNNNNNNNNNNNNNNNNNNNNNNNNNNNNNNNNNNNNNNNNNNNNNNNNNNNNNNNNNNNNNNNNNNNNNNNNNNNNNNNNNNNNNNNNNNNNNNNNNNNNNNNNNNNNNNNNNNNNNNNNNNNNNNNNNNNNNNNNNNNNNNNNNNNNNNNNNNNNNNNNNNNNNNNNNNNNNNNNNNNNNNNNNNNNNNNNNNNNNNNNNNNNNNNNNNNNNNNNNNNNNNNNNNNNNNNNNNNNNNNNNNNNNNNNNNNNNNNNNNNNNNNNNNNNNNNNNNNNNNNNNNNNNNNNNNNNNNNNNNNNNNNNNNNNNNNNNNNNNNNNNNNNNNNNNNNNNNNNNNNNNNNNNNNNNNNNNNNNNNNNNNNNNNNNNNNNNNNNNNNNNNNNNNNNNNNNNNNNNNNNNNNNNNNNNNNNNNNNNNNNNNNNNNNNNNNNNNNNNNNNNNNNNNNNNNNNNNNNNNNNNNNNNNNNNNNNNNNNNNNNNNNNNNNNNNNNNNNNNNNNNNNNNNNNNNNNNNNNNNNNNNNNNNNNNNNNNNNNNNNNNNNNNNNNNNNNNNNNNNNNNNNNNNNNNNNNNNNNNNNNNNNNNNNNNNNNNNNNNNNNNNNNNNNNNNNNNNNNNNNNNNNNNNNNNNNNNNNNNNNNNNNNNNNNNNNNNNNNNNNNNNNNNNNNNNNNNNNNNNNNNNNNNNNNNNNNNNNNNNNNNNNNNNNNNNNNNNNNNNNNNNNNNNNNNNNNNNNNNNNNNNNNNNNNNNNNNNNNNNNNNNNNNNNNNNNNNNNNNNNNNNNNNNNNNNNNNNNNNNNNNNNNNNNNNNNNNNNNNNNNNNNNNNNNNNNNNNNNNNNNNNNNNNNNNNNNNNNNNNNNNNNNNNNNNNNNNNNNNNNNNNNNNNNNNNNNNNNNNNNNNNNNNNNNNNNNNNNNNNNNNNNNNNNNNNNNNNNNNNNNNNNNNNNNNNNNNNNNNNNNNNNNNNNNNNNNNNNNNNNNNNNNNNNNNNNNNNNNNNNNNNNNNNNNNNNNNNNNNNNNNNNNNNNNNNNNNNNNNNNNNNNNNNNNNNNNNNNNNNNNNNNNNNNNNNNNNNNNNNNNNNNNNNNNNNNNNNNNNNNNNNNNNNNNNNNNNNNNNNNNNNNNNNNNNNNNNNNNNNNNNNNNNNNNNNNNNNNNNNNNNNNNNNNNNNNNNNNNNNNNNNNNNNNNNNNNNNNNNNNNNNNNNNNNNNNNNNNNNNNNNNNNNNNNNNNNNNNNNNNNNNNNNNNNNNNNNNNNNNNNNNNNNNNNNNNNNNNNNNNNNNNNNNNNNNNNNNNNNNNNNNNNNNNNNNNNNNNNNNNNNNNNNNNNNNNNNNNNNNNNNNNNNNNNNNNNNNNNNNNNNNNNNNNNNNNNNNNNNNNNNNNNNNNNNNNNNNNNNNNNNNNNNNNNNNNNNNNNNNNNNNNNNNNNNNNNNNNNNNNNNNNNNNNNNNNNNNNNNNNNNNNNNNNNNNNNNNNNNNNNNNNNNNNNNNNNNNNNNNNNNNNNNNNNNNNNNNNNNNNNNNNNNNNNNNNNNNNNNNNNNNNNNNNNNNNNNNNNNNNNNNNNNNNNNNNNNNNNNNNNNNNNNNNNNNNNNNNNNNNNNNNNNNNNNNNNNNNNNNNNNNNNNNNNNNNNNNNNNNNNNNNNNNNNNNNNNNNNNNNNNNNNNNNNNNNNNNNNNNNNNNNNNNNNNNNNNNNNNNNNNNNNNNNNNNNNNNNNNNNNNNNNNNNNNNNNNNNNNNNNNNNNNNNNNNNNNNNNNNNNNNNNNNNNNNNNNNNNNNNNNNNNNNNNNNNNNNNNNNNNNNNNNNNNNNNNNNNNNNNNNNNNNNNNNNNNNNNNNNNNNNNNNNNNNNNNNNNNNNNNNNNNNNNNNNNNNNNNNNNNNNNNNNNNNNNNNNNNNNNNNNNNNNNNNNNNNNNNNNNNNNNNNNNNNNNNNNNNNNNNNNNNNNNNNNNNNNNNNNNNNNNNNNNNNNNNNNNNNNNNNNNNNNNNNNNNNNNNNNNNNNNNNNNNNNNNNNNNNNNNNNNNNNNNNNNNNNNNNNNNNNNNNNNNNNNNNNNNNNNNNNNNNNNNNNNNNNNNNNNNNNNNNNNNNNNNNNNNNNNNNNNNNNNNNNNNNNNNNNNNNNNNNNNNNNNNNNNNNNNNNNNNNNNNNNNNNNNNNNNNNNNNNNNNNNNNNNNNNNNNNNNNNNNNNNNNNNNNNNNNNNNNNNNNNNNNNNNNNNNNNNNNNNNNNNNNNNNNNNNNNNNNNNNNNNNNNNNNNNNNNNNNNNNNNNNNNNNNNNNNNNNNNNNNNNNNNNNNNNNNNNNNNNNNNNNNNNNNNNNNNNNNNNNNNNNNNNNNNNNNNNNNNNNNNNNNNNNNNNNNNNNNNNNNNNNNNNNNNNNNNNNNNNNNNNNNNNNNNNNNNNNNNNNNNNNNNNNNNNNNNNNNNNNNNNNNNNNNNNNNNNNNNNNNNNNNNNNNNNNNNNNNNNNNNNNNNNNNNNNNNNNNNNNNNNNNNNNNNNNNNNNNNNNNNNNNNNNNNNNNNNNNNNNNNNNNNNNNNNNNNNNNNNNNNNNNNNNNNNNNNNNNNNNNNNNNNNNNNNNNNNNNNNNNNNNNNNNNNNNNNNNNNNNNNNNNNNNNNNNNNNNNNNNNNNNNNNNNNNNNNNNNNNNNNNNNNNNNNNNNNNNNNNNNNNNNNNNNNNNNNNNNNNNNNNNNNNNNNNNNNNNNNNNNNNNNNNNNNNNNNNNNNNNNNNNNNNNNNNNNNNNNNNNNNNNNNNNNNNNNNNNNNNNNNNNNNNNNNNNNNNNNNNNNNNNNNNNNNNNNNNNNNNNNNNNNNNNNNNNNNNNNNNNNNNNNNNNNNNNNNNNNNNNNNNNNNNNNNNNNNNNNNNNNNNNNNNNNNNNNNNNNNNNNNNNNNNNNNNNNNNNNNNNNNNNNNNNNNNNNNNNNNNNNNNNNNNNNNNNNNNNNNNNNNNNNNNNNNNNNNNNNNNNNNNNNNNNNNNNNNNNNNNNNNNNNNNNNNNNNNNNNNNNNNNNNNNNNNNNNNNNNNNNNNNNNNNNNNNNNNNNNNNNNNNNNNNNNNNNNNNNNNNNNNNNNNNNNNNNNNNNNNNNNNNNNNNNNNNNNNNNNNNNNNNNNNNNNNNNNNNNNNNNNNNNNNNNNGTAGACTGGAAGTGTCGATAAATCGTCTACGGGCGTGTGTTACCGAGCACTTTTTCGGTGTGTGTATGAACCGAGCACCTTTTCGGTAGTGTTTTGGCCTGTTAGTGGGCGGCGAGTGTGCACCTCGCTAGGACCATTGTTTGTTGTTTGGGTACTTTAGGTACTGTGTTTGACATGCATTAGAATCAAATTATATTTATTCGGAGTGCTATGTCCGGGTCCATGGACTTCGGGGTGGCATCCCATACCTCACTGAGCGATTCCCCTGTCGCTCACCCCTCACTCTTCCCCCTTTCAGGTGAGACAAACAAGTATGTGATATTTGGACGGACTTGGTGCTATTGGACTTTTCTTTCGGATTTTATTTGGGCATGGGTGAGAGTTGTCGGGTTTATGGGCTTTTATATTACAGGATATTGTTGGTGGCCCGTCGTCCTTAGTGTCAGGGAGACGGGTATCACATTGTTGTATGATGACGCGTCGGGGGTGACACGCTGTCCTCCATATAGGAGGTGACGGGTGTCACAGGATCGTTCTCATCCCAAGCCTCGGGACTCATGTACCATCGAGTTTGACGGTGCTTCCAGAGGAAACCCTGGAAGATCTGGTGCAGGAGCCGTTCTCCGTGCTCCAGATAATACTGTGCTCTTCCGTTCTCGCGAGGGTTTAGGCTCTGCTACAAACAACGTAGCTGAGTATCGAGCTCTCAATCTTGGCCTCGAGACGGCTCTTAACAACGGCTTTAGAAATGTGCGCGTCCAGGGTGATTCACAGCTTGTTTGTAAGCAGGTCCAGTTCGACTCTTTTCTTCTTATGTGTGTTCCATTACTCGTTTGTGTTGTTAGTATCCGACTAATTGGCAGCAGGTTCAAGGTGAATGGGCAACCCGACACCCGAAAATGGCTGAGCTTTGTGGACAAGCACATGAGCTTATGAGTCAGTTTGACTCGTGTGATATTCAACACGTTCCCAGGGTCAAGCCACTAACCCCCTCTTCTTTAATTAGCCTGCTGATTCTGATCCATTCAGTAGTTAACTTCGTTTTTAATACATTCAAAGTCAAGATGGCAGTTAATTGTTAGCTGTCTTGTTTATAGGAATTCAATTCAGAGGCTGATGCTCAAGCTAGCCGTGCGACCAATCTGGCAGGTGAGTTAATTAGTCTGTGATTTGTTTAAAAGGATATGGATTCCAGTTTCTTTTTCTTATTATAGTAACCGAGGTCTTGCGTCTTCTTTTCATGTGAATTCGATGCGTATCTAGAGGGTGAATATCAAGAAGATATTGCAGGCCGCGGCTATGGAAGAAGGGGATACTAATATCCAAGTGGAGTGTAATATGCTTATTCCTGTTTTCTTGTTTTTGGGAATCATGTCTTTTAGCATGTTATGTGTTAACATGATGATGAACATGCTCTTCTCTCTCTCTCTCTTTTGCTCTGTCTCACGGCATGTTGACTTTCCCAATAAAACATGTCTATGTCGTCTACTACTACTTTATTCTATCCAATAAGTTTTCCATATAATACTGTTTTCTTAATCTTCTTTAAAATATTAATCTTTCCTTATAGATAGACTGCACATTTATGGGTTACTTAGTCATATTAGAATCGATATATTATTACCAATAGATATAGATTGCAGTGGGAAGTAGAAACTGTTAAAACCAAACTGAGATTTATCAACTGGAAAAATAAAGGCCAAACGCAAGGAATATAGATTACAGAGGCAAAGCAAAGCTAACTTTCTACATTTAGTGCACAAACTATTTACACCTTCTCTGATTGTTTGTAATCTGTGTATCTTTAGCATTAACAAGTGTAAAAAACACAAAAGGAAACAAAGAAGGTTCAGTCATCTCACACGCTTTTATTATTTGTTGGTGCAATTCTTGCAAGAACCTCTTGATCTGTAAGGTTGACAACAACTCGACTGGGCTCTATGTTTTTATGTTGCACCCTGGTTTGCTCTGTGACAGGGGGAGGATGGAGAGCTGGTCTTGGACCAAGCCTATCGAAACATTTTTCTTGGTCCTCCAAAAATTTTCTATATATATAGGTTTCCAAATTTGTAAAAAAAAAAAATATTAAGCTTCCAAATTATTGAAATCTTTATTAAATCGTCTAAGGTCCTTAAAATTTCAGGGCCGTCCCTGGATAGATATATTGTTGGTTGGCGATTTTACTGGAAACTGGAAAGAACCGATAAAGGCAATGCACAAGGGTGGTCCACGTTTTGAAATAGAAGTTAGGCTTTCAGTGGGAAAGTAAAGTCTAAGAGCATGTCCAATGGTGTATACTCACAATAGAGTCTTTTAGATAATTTTTATTAATAAAATAATTATATAATTAAAATTTATTTCAATAAAATAAAATAAATCATTCACAAAAGGACACATGGAGGAAAAATATAAGAAACTAAGCTTTTTTTTTTGATCAACATAAGAAACTAAGCTAAGAGATGTCTCTTAGAGCATCTTTATCCAAGGATACTAGAGGTGTTCTTAGCGTGTGGATCCCGCGTAGGACCCACTTTTTTTTAAGAAACCGGTTACCAAAACTACTAAATAGTAGTCGGTCCTTAAGGGTTTCTTACACTGTTTGCGGGCCCCACTGACGCGTGGCGGCCTGCGATTGGTTCGTTTTTAATTTTTTTTTTTTCCTAATTCGAAAAAGTAAAAAAAAAAAAATTAAGAAACCCCAAATGGGGTTTCTAGGATAATGATGCTCTTAGAGCATCTTTATCGCCCCGTTTTTAGTGGGGTTCTTATGTTATTTATGAATTAAAATAAAAGAAAATTAGTTTATATATGAAAACACGTCTCTTATTTGGGGACTACAAGAGACGGATCTTATGAACACGTGTCCCATCGTTTGCGACTCTGATCTCTTCTTTCCCGACTTCGCTCTTCTTCAATTTCTCCCGATTCGCAGCGAGAGAGAGAGAGATGGCGCCGCCGGCAACGGAGCGGTGGTGCTGGGCATTGATTAGGGTTCATCTTTTCCCATCTTTTTTTCCAATTCAGATTTTGATTTCAATCTCTATCTTAATCTAATCTATGTGAGAGTGGCTCAAGATGCAAACGCATCAGATATAAAGAGATCATGCGATTATTGATTCTTCTTTCTTAGTCAAAATCGCCATTGCTTACGAGGTTCTTACCAATCCTTAAGTTGTATCTTTTCACTCTCAAAAGGGTAGTTTTTTTAATTGTATGTTTGTTTGTAATCTTATTGCTGCAGATATTGAAAGGACTGGTGTTCGATCACGCTGCTCAGTTCTTCATTGCAGATGATTCTCGTCTTATCCAGTACGTCGATGGATGGTTAGAGAAAGGACTTGTTCGAGAGTGGAAAGGTGTTGTGGGAGAGCTTGAAGTTGGAGGCAATTTCTCGCAGTTTCCTCCTTCATGGCCTCCAAGATACATTGCTGTTCACGGCATGCGATCTCTCGCTGATTCATTGCTATTAGAGGTTGTTAGGTTGTTGTTGCAACAAAATAAAAAGAGTCTTTTTGTTGTTTTTTTTATGAGGTGAAGTAACTAAATACTTGTTGGTTCTGTTGCAGAGTCGATTGTCATTGCTCACAATGGTAAGAACGGAACATCTCGTGGTCAGTTTGATGTCATTATCATTGCTCACAATGGTAAGAAACTGTATTGATTCCTCTCTCTCTCTGTAGCTCAAAATGGTTCCACCTTGTGTTCAGGTAAATGTGCGAACCGTTTGCTGTCTGCATCAGGCTTGCCCCTCGTTGCTAAACAGATGAAGGTAGACAATATCTTCTAATAAACACCATGTGACTTCTTCTGATACAATCCTATTTTTTTTGTTTAGAATTTTGATCTTAGCTCCATATGGGCGCTACTAGCAGCGTTCGATGATCCTCTTCCTACAGTGAACTTCGAAGGAGCGTTTGTGAAAGGAGTTGAATCATTGTCTTGGATGGGAAACAACTCCGCAAAGCTTGGTAACTCTAGAACACCACAAACTATTTCTGAGTTCTTTTGCTTCTG
The DNA window shown above is from Brassica oleracea var. oleracea cultivar TO1000 chromosome C3, BOL, whole genome shotgun sequence and carries:
- the LOC106331876 gene encoding uncharacterized protein Mb2253c-like, whose product is MARREDRSHPKPRDSCTIEFDGASRGNPGRSGAGAVLRAPDNTVLFRSREGLGSATNNVAEYRALNLGLETALNNGFRNVRVQGDSQLVCKQVQGEWATRHPKMAELCGQAHELMSQFDSCDIQHVPREFNSEADAQASRATNLAEGEYQEDIAGRGYGRRGY